A region of Streptomyces halobius DNA encodes the following proteins:
- a CDS encoding glycerate kinase — protein sequence MLIAADKFKGSLTAVEVAEHVTAGLRRVVPDLDVAAVPVADGGDGTVAAALAAGFTRHEARVSGPTGEPVTATFALRRDGTAVVEMAEASGLQHLPEGVFAPLTASTYGTGELLLAALDAGATSIVFGVGGSATTDGGAGMLAALGARFLDADGKTISPGGGPLADLATADLSGLDPRLAHTDIVLASDVDNPLTGPKGAPAVYGPQKGASEADVATLDAALAHYAEVLGTAVGPRAAEHALAPGAGAAGGIGYGALVGLDATFRPGIDVMLDVLGFAPALERATFVITGEGSLDEQTLHGKAPAGVAAAARTAGIDVVAVCGRLALPAEALTAAGIQRAYALTDLEPDPARCMAEAGPLLERAAESLARDFLV from the coding sequence GTGCTGATCGCCGCGGACAAGTTCAAGGGCTCGCTCACGGCCGTCGAGGTCGCCGAGCATGTCACGGCCGGTCTGCGGCGTGTGGTCCCCGATCTGGACGTGGCGGCGGTCCCGGTCGCGGACGGCGGCGACGGTACGGTCGCGGCCGCGCTGGCGGCCGGTTTCACCCGCCACGAGGCGCGGGTCAGCGGCCCTACGGGCGAGCCGGTGACGGCCACCTTCGCGCTGCGCCGTGACGGCACGGCGGTGGTGGAGATGGCGGAGGCGTCCGGCCTCCAGCACCTCCCGGAGGGCGTCTTCGCGCCCCTGACGGCGTCCACGTACGGCACCGGCGAGCTGCTGCTCGCGGCGCTGGACGCGGGTGCCACGTCCATCGTCTTCGGTGTCGGCGGCAGCGCCACGACCGACGGCGGCGCGGGCATGCTCGCCGCCCTCGGCGCGCGGTTCCTGGACGCGGACGGGAAAACCATCAGCCCCGGCGGCGGTCCCCTGGCGGACCTGGCCACGGCCGATCTGTCGGGCCTCGACCCCCGGCTGGCCCATACGGACATCGTGCTCGCCAGCGACGTCGACAACCCGCTCACCGGCCCCAAGGGCGCGCCTGCCGTCTACGGGCCGCAGAAGGGCGCGAGCGAGGCGGATGTCGCCACTCTGGACGCGGCCCTCGCGCACTACGCCGAGGTGCTGGGGACCGCCGTCGGCCCCAGGGCCGCGGAACACGCGCTGGCTCCCGGGGCGGGCGCCGCTGGCGGCATCGGCTACGGCGCGCTGGTCGGCCTCGACGCGACGTTCCGTCCCGGTATCGACGTGATGCTGGACGTCCTGGGCTTCGCCCCGGCCCTGGAGCGGGCCACCTTCGTCATCACCGGCGAGGGCTCGCTCGACGAGCAGACGCTGCACGGCAAGGCACCGGCCGGCGTGGCCGCCGCGGCCCGCACCGCGGGCATCGACGTCGTCGCGGTCTGCGGCCGCCTGGCGCTGCCCGCCGAGGCGCTCACCGCGGCCGGGATCCAGCGTGCCTACGCCCTGACGGACCTGGAGCCCGACCCGGCCCGCTGCATGGCCGAGGCGGGCCCGCTCCTGGAGCGCGCGGCGGAGAGCCTGGCCCGGGACTTCCTGGTCTGA
- a CDS encoding DNA-3-methyladenine glycosylase 2 codes for MHTDTERCLRAVQSRDARFDGWFYTAVLTTRIYCRPSCPVVPPKPANMRFYPSAAAAQQAGFRACKRCRPDAGPGSPQWDERADLVARAMRLIADGIVDREGVPGLAGRLGYSTRQIERQLLAELGAGPLALARAQRAQTARLLVESTALPMADVAFAAGFASIRSFNETVREVFGLAPTELRQRAEPGPRTALPGTLVLRLPFRRPLNPDNLFGHLAATAVPGVEEWRDGAYRRTLRLPYGHGIVALAPRPDHIDCRLALTDLRDLAGAIARCRRMLDLDADPEAVDGLLREDPQLVSLVDKAPGRRVPRTVDADEFAIRAVLGQQVSTAAARTHAGRLVRAHGEQIDDPGGGLTHLFPTVHALAELDPESLAMPRTRRATLTGVIAALASGALQLGVGSDRDAARATLADLPGIGPWTVECVAMRALGDPDAFTPTDLGLRRAAAGLGMPATPAALVRHSAIWRPWRAYAVQYLWATYDHPINHLPTN; via the coding sequence ATGCACACCGATACCGAGCGCTGTCTGCGCGCCGTGCAGTCCAGGGACGCCCGCTTCGACGGCTGGTTCTACACCGCCGTACTCACGACTCGCATCTACTGCCGCCCGAGCTGCCCGGTGGTGCCGCCCAAGCCCGCGAACATGCGTTTCTACCCAAGCGCCGCCGCGGCGCAGCAGGCCGGGTTCCGGGCCTGCAAGCGGTGCCGGCCGGACGCCGGCCCGGGGTCGCCGCAGTGGGACGAGCGGGCCGACCTCGTCGCACGTGCCATGCGGCTGATCGCCGACGGGATCGTCGACCGTGAGGGTGTCCCGGGCCTGGCCGGCCGCCTCGGCTACAGCACCCGCCAGATCGAGCGCCAGCTGCTGGCGGAACTCGGCGCGGGACCGCTCGCCCTGGCCCGCGCCCAGCGCGCCCAGACCGCCCGGCTCCTGGTGGAGTCCACGGCGCTGCCGATGGCCGATGTCGCGTTCGCCGCCGGATTCGCCAGCATCCGCAGCTTCAACGAGACCGTACGGGAGGTCTTCGGGCTCGCCCCGACGGAACTGCGGCAGCGCGCCGAGCCGGGCCCGCGCACCGCACTGCCCGGCACGCTCGTCCTGCGGCTGCCCTTCCGTCGCCCGCTCAACCCCGACAACCTCTTCGGGCACCTCGCCGCCACCGCCGTCCCCGGAGTCGAGGAATGGCGGGACGGCGCCTACCGCCGCACTCTGCGCCTCCCGTACGGCCACGGCATCGTCGCCCTCGCACCCCGCCCCGACCACATCGACTGCCGACTGGCCCTCACGGATCTGCGCGACCTCGCCGGAGCCATCGCCCGCTGCCGCCGGATGCTCGACCTCGACGCGGACCCGGAGGCCGTCGACGGGCTGCTCCGCGAGGACCCGCAGCTGGTCTCCCTGGTCGACAAGGCACCCGGCCGCCGTGTGCCGCGCACCGTCGACGCCGACGAGTTCGCGATCCGCGCCGTACTCGGCCAGCAGGTCTCCACCGCCGCCGCCCGCACCCACGCGGGGCGGCTGGTCCGCGCCCACGGCGAGCAGATCGACGACCCGGGCGGCGGCCTGACCCACCTCTTCCCCACCGTCCACGCGCTCGCGGAACTCGACCCAGAGTCCCTGGCGATGCCCCGCACCCGCCGTGCCACCCTCACCGGTGTCATCGCCGCCCTCGCCTCCGGTGCGCTGCAGCTCGGCGTCGGCAGCGACCGGGACGCGGCCCGAGCCACGCTCGCCGACCTGCCGGGCATCGGCCCCTGGACCGTCGAATGCGTCGCCATGCGCGCGCTCGGCGACCCCGACGCCTTCACCCCCACCGACCTCGGCCTGCGCCGCGCCGCCGCCGGGCTCGGTATGCCCGCCACACCCGCGGCCCTCGTCCGGCACTCCGCGATCTGGCGCCCCTGGCGCGCCTACGCCGTCCAGTACCTATGGGCGACCTACGACCACCCCATCAACCACCTGCCTACGAACTGA
- a CDS encoding 5-carboxymethyl-2-hydroxymuconate Delta-isomerase, whose product MPHITVDYDKPLHDSFDRRRFALALHSLAAKTVDGITVESCKTRFRSVDEVVIADGEPGQALIHVEFAILPGRTTEIKTALSRAVLDLVRTHTASVPDTVVHASVDVLDLSPSYTKHVRSAHVERSAHVE is encoded by the coding sequence ATGCCGCATATCACCGTCGACTACGACAAGCCCCTGCACGACTCCTTCGACCGCCGCCGCTTCGCGCTCGCACTTCACTCGCTGGCGGCCAAGACGGTCGACGGCATCACCGTCGAAAGCTGCAAGACACGCTTCCGGTCCGTCGATGAGGTCGTCATCGCGGACGGTGAGCCCGGCCAGGCCCTGATCCACGTCGAGTTCGCGATCCTGCCGGGCCGTACGACCGAGATCAAGACCGCGCTGAGCCGCGCGGTACTCGATCTGGTACGCACCCACACGGCCTCCGTGCCCGACACGGTGGTACACGCATCCGTGGACGTGCTCGACCTCAGCCCGTCGTACACCAAGCATGTCCGATCCGCACATGTCGAGCGATCCGCGCATGTCGAGTAA
- the pssA gene encoding CDP-diacylglycerol--serine O-phosphatidyltransferase, producing MTVIDPETQAGWAPENEEDGDDMPLSTRLSIADTLTLGNAICGFMAVYFTTTGVLIPHLTGTEDGGMARHSAAMAVILMLLASVFDLFDGLVARKLRASAMGAELDNLSDLISFGLAPAYFVVTWGMVAQDANQRVSVVAAVVVLLAVVLRLARFSCVTLRDGIFQGMPSPFGALTVVAIVLLELPFLPTLLAIIGVAWLMVSRVEYPKPRGRLAVAMLSWIVLSMGMLAAWALDAPGGQLLLQTGCALQVVMGAMIPLFATARRVNTFRDNRRESRAEARAAHLP from the coding sequence TTGACCGTGATTGATCCTGAGACACAAGCGGGCTGGGCGCCCGAGAACGAAGAGGACGGGGACGACATGCCGCTGTCCACGCGGCTGTCAATAGCGGACACCCTCACCCTCGGCAACGCGATCTGCGGCTTCATGGCGGTGTACTTCACCACCACCGGCGTCCTCATCCCACATCTGACGGGCACCGAGGACGGCGGGATGGCCCGGCACAGCGCGGCGATGGCCGTGATCCTGATGCTGCTCGCCTCGGTCTTCGACCTCTTCGACGGGCTGGTGGCGCGCAAGCTGCGAGCCTCGGCGATGGGGGCCGAGCTGGACAACCTCTCCGACCTGATCAGCTTCGGCCTGGCTCCCGCGTACTTCGTGGTGACCTGGGGCATGGTCGCCCAGGACGCGAACCAGCGGGTGTCGGTGGTCGCGGCCGTCGTGGTGCTGCTGGCGGTGGTGCTCCGGCTTGCGCGGTTCTCCTGCGTCACGCTGCGCGACGGCATCTTCCAGGGCATGCCGAGTCCGTTCGGCGCCCTGACCGTCGTCGCCATCGTGCTGCTGGAGCTGCCGTTCCTGCCGACGCTGCTGGCGATCATCGGGGTGGCCTGGCTGATGGTGAGCCGGGTCGAATACCCCAAGCCGCGGGGCCGGCTCGCGGTGGCGATGCTCAGTTGGATCGTGCTCAGCATGGGCATGCTCGCGGCCTGGGCGCTGGACGCCCCCGGCGGCCAGCTGCTGCTGCAGACCGGCTGCGCCCTGCAGGTGGTCATGGGCGCGATGATCCCGCTGTTCGCGACGGCCCGGAGGGTGAACACCTTCCGTGACAACCGCCGTGAGTCGCGGGCGGAGGCCCGCGCCGCGCATCTTCCGTAG
- a CDS encoding DMT family transporter encodes MNAVLYMVTVLIWGSTWLAIKGQLGEVHPTASIAYRFALAAVILLAWARLRGLPLRYPLRVHGQFVLMGGLMFSTNFVCFYFAEQHLTTGLVSIIFAMSLVVNMAFARLFFKRAITAKMLIGGGIGLLGIATVFWPEFQNFGLTSGTGQGIALSALGTLVFCLGNVVSGKTQAAGIPVVQGTGYAMAYGALLMAPFAGFLGDGGLFDPALQYTGSLLYLAVFGSVIGFGAYLTLLGRIGGERAAYAMVLFPIVALLLSTVFEEFHWTVRDLTGVVLILVGNAVMLTNPALLRRLTGNRFPAEQAAQPEPTAPSAADR; translated from the coding sequence GTGAACGCCGTCCTCTACATGGTGACGGTGCTGATCTGGGGCTCCACCTGGCTGGCGATCAAGGGCCAGCTCGGAGAGGTGCACCCCACGGCATCGATCGCCTACCGGTTCGCCCTGGCGGCCGTGATCCTGCTGGCGTGGGCGCGACTGCGTGGACTGCCCCTGCGCTATCCGCTCCGTGTACACGGACAGTTCGTCCTCATGGGCGGGCTGATGTTCTCCACCAACTTCGTCTGCTTCTACTTCGCCGAACAGCATCTGACCACCGGCCTCGTCTCGATCATCTTCGCGATGTCGCTGGTGGTGAACATGGCGTTCGCCCGCCTCTTCTTCAAGCGTGCGATCACCGCCAAGATGCTCATCGGCGGCGGGATCGGGCTGCTGGGCATCGCCACGGTGTTCTGGCCGGAATTCCAGAACTTCGGCCTCACCTCCGGAACGGGACAGGGCATCGCGCTCTCCGCCCTCGGCACCCTGGTGTTCTGCCTGGGCAATGTGGTCTCCGGCAAGACCCAGGCCGCGGGCATCCCGGTGGTCCAGGGCACCGGCTACGCCATGGCCTACGGGGCGCTGCTGATGGCCCCGTTCGCCGGGTTCCTCGGGGACGGCGGCCTGTTCGACCCCGCGCTCCAGTACACCGGCTCGCTCCTCTACCTGGCCGTTTTCGGCTCGGTGATCGGATTCGGCGCCTATCTCACCCTGCTCGGCCGGATCGGCGGGGAGCGTGCGGCCTACGCGATGGTGCTCTTCCCGATCGTGGCGCTGCTGTTGTCCACGGTGTTCGAGGAATTCCACTGGACGGTACGGGATCTGACCGGCGTCGTCCTGATCCTGGTCGGCAATGCCGTGATGCTGACCAATCCGGCGCTGCTACGGCGCCTGACCGGCAACCGGTTCCCCGCGGAGCAGGCGGCACAACCGGAGCCGACGGCACCGAGCGCGGCCGACCGGTAG
- a CDS encoding methylated-DNA--[protein]-cysteine S-methyltransferase, whose product MSLDAPDPDAHLTHSVLHDTPVGPLTLVAAGDALTGLYMTDQRHRPPQETFGHPADPGDAPFAEAIAQLRSHFRGELTSFDLPLALRGTPFQRRVWAALCTIPYGETVSYGQLAERLGAPSAARAVGLANGRNPVGIIVPCHRVVGANGSLTGYGGGLDRKRRLLAFERADGALFPAEACD is encoded by the coding sequence ATGTCCCTTGACGCACCCGATCCCGACGCCCACCTCACGCACAGCGTCCTGCACGACACCCCGGTCGGCCCGCTCACCCTCGTCGCCGCCGGGGACGCTCTCACCGGTCTCTATATGACGGACCAGCGTCACCGTCCGCCACAGGAGACCTTCGGACACCCGGCAGACCCCGGAGACGCGCCGTTCGCCGAGGCCATCGCCCAGCTCCGGTCCCACTTCCGCGGCGAGTTGACCAGCTTCGACCTGCCGCTCGCACTGCGCGGCACGCCATTCCAGCGCCGCGTCTGGGCCGCGCTGTGCACGATCCCGTACGGCGAGACCGTCAGCTACGGGCAGCTCGCCGAACGGCTCGGCGCTCCATCCGCGGCCCGCGCCGTCGGCCTGGCCAACGGGCGGAATCCGGTCGGCATCATCGTCCCCTGCCACCGCGTCGTCGGCGCCAACGGCAGCCTCACGGGCTACGGCGGCGGCCTCGACCGCAAGCGCCGTCTGCTCGCCTTCGAGCGCGCAGACGGCGCGCTGTTCCCGGCGGAGGCGTGCGACTGA
- a CDS encoding NUDIX domain-containing protein, whose amino-acid sequence MTTVDYATYIAGLPRVIAGAGAIFRDTEGRVLLVEPNYRDTWILPGGTVESDTGESPRQAARRETAEEIGLDVELGALLAVDWVRGEDRPPLVSYLYDGGVLDTAQLAAIRLQEEELLSWRLVHWDEGQKLVKRDLALRIGAALEALAGGRGPAELEDGLPPKGSVPTTG is encoded by the coding sequence GTGACAACCGTGGATTACGCCACCTACATCGCAGGCCTGCCCCGTGTGATCGCGGGTGCGGGAGCCATCTTCCGGGACACCGAGGGCCGCGTCCTGCTCGTGGAGCCGAACTACCGCGACACCTGGATCCTGCCGGGCGGCACCGTCGAATCGGATACGGGCGAATCGCCCCGGCAGGCCGCCCGCCGTGAGACCGCCGAGGAGATCGGCCTGGATGTCGAGCTGGGCGCGCTGCTCGCCGTCGACTGGGTGCGCGGGGAGGATCGGCCGCCGCTGGTGTCGTATCTGTACGACGGCGGGGTGCTGGACACGGCGCAGCTCGCGGCGATCCGGCTGCAGGAGGAAGAGCTGCTGTCCTGGCGCCTGGTGCATTGGGACGAGGGCCAGAAGCTGGTGAAGCGGGATCTGGCATTGCGTATCGGTGCCGCTCTGGAGGCCCTTGCAGGCGGTCGGGGGCCTGCGGAGCTGGAGGACGGTCTGCCGCCGAAGGGGAGCGTCCCAACCACAGGTTGA
- a CDS encoding prephenate dehydrogenase: MHTAAVVGTGLVGTSIALALTARGVTTHVIDRDRHRVRIAAARGAGTPEPPSAPVDIAVICVPPSEIARTIADHQKARLAKVYTDVASVKALPHAECLALGCDTTALVGGHPLAGRERSGPLAARADLFHDRHWVLTPTSETSEDALNRALELVSLCGAVPVLLDPPEHDRAVALVSHLPHLMASLTAARLLEGEDQAVRLAGRGMRDVTRIAAGDAALWTDILAANAAAVSVLLAELTADLRRTADALARLTDGDPEQQHGALADLTDVLRRGSEGRARITAPYGGGGMGSATSLSVSISGQDRRLERLLDDVSEARVDLEDMAFPDTPAPPHGAVELLVAPDAARPLTDALRERGWAVR, translated from the coding sequence TTGCATACCGCTGCAGTCGTCGGCACTGGACTCGTCGGCACATCGATCGCCCTGGCACTGACCGCCCGGGGAGTGACCACCCATGTGATCGACCGCGACCGGCACCGCGTACGGATCGCCGCCGCACGGGGCGCGGGCACCCCCGAACCGCCGTCGGCGCCCGTGGACATCGCGGTCATCTGCGTCCCGCCGTCGGAGATCGCCCGGACCATCGCCGACCACCAGAAGGCCCGACTGGCCAAGGTCTACACGGACGTGGCGAGCGTCAAGGCCCTGCCGCACGCCGAGTGCCTGGCCCTCGGATGCGACACCACCGCCTTGGTGGGCGGGCATCCGCTGGCCGGACGGGAACGCTCCGGCCCGCTGGCGGCCCGCGCCGATCTCTTCCACGACCGCCACTGGGTGCTCACCCCGACCTCGGAAACCAGTGAAGACGCGCTCAACCGGGCCCTGGAACTGGTCTCCCTGTGCGGCGCCGTACCGGTGCTGCTGGACCCACCCGAGCACGACCGGGCGGTGGCCCTGGTCTCCCATCTGCCGCACCTGATGGCGAGCCTCACCGCGGCCCGGCTGCTGGAGGGCGAGGACCAGGCGGTACGGCTGGCCGGCCGCGGCATGCGGGACGTCACCCGGATCGCCGCCGGCGACGCCGCGCTGTGGACCGACATCCTCGCCGCCAACGCCGCCGCCGTCAGCGTGCTGCTTGCCGAACTCACCGCGGACCTGCGCAGAACGGCCGACGCACTGGCACGACTGACCGACGGCGACCCGGAACAGCAGCACGGTGCCCTGGCCGACCTCACCGACGTCCTCCGCCGCGGCAGCGAGGGCCGGGCCCGTATCACGGCACCGTACGGCGGCGGGGGGATGGGCTCCGCCACCTCGCTCTCGGTCTCCATCAGCGGACAGGACCGCCGCCTGGAGCGGCTGCTCGACGATGTGAGCGAGGCGCGCGTGGACCTGGAGGACATGGCGTTCCCCGACACGCCGGCGCCGCCGCACGGTGCGGTCGAGCTCCTGGTCGCCCCGGACGCGGCCCGCCCACTGACCGACGCCCTGCGCGAGCGCGGCTGGGCAGTCCGTTAG
- a CDS encoding alpha/beta fold hydrolase: protein MFDVGMFDADDGNRAYGEVRGNPDGKPALVVHGGPGSGCTARVRRYFDPDRYRVVLFDQRGCGRSTPHASDPATDMRHNTTEHLLADMERLREHLDIDRWLLFGGSWGSALILAYAQRHPDRVSDIVIPSVTTTRRSEIDWLYRGVGRFFPEEWERFLAGAPGVDRDGDIVGASARLMEDPDPAVRDKATADWCAWEDAVLSLQPHGAPTPYEDRPSVARQALVRIWRHKGGGTQASRRRHTGGTTHRPGGTRHRPCARRDDSGARQGRGRAAPRPHEQAGASGRRPTLARAAPPAPGEVPSRWHKSRPGCRV, encoded by the coding sequence ATGTTCGACGTCGGCATGTTCGACGCGGACGACGGCAACCGCGCGTACGGGGAGGTCCGCGGCAACCCGGACGGCAAGCCCGCCCTGGTCGTTCACGGCGGCCCGGGCTCGGGCTGTACGGCACGGGTGCGGCGGTACTTCGACCCCGACCGCTATCGGGTCGTCCTCTTCGACCAGCGCGGATGCGGCCGCAGCACCCCGCATGCGAGCGATCCGGCCACCGACATGCGGCACAACACGACGGAGCATCTGCTCGCCGACATGGAGCGGCTGCGCGAACACCTGGACATCGACCGCTGGCTGCTGTTCGGCGGTTCATGGGGCTCGGCCCTGATCCTGGCGTATGCGCAACGCCACCCGGACCGGGTATCGGACATCGTCATCCCCAGCGTCACCACGACCCGGCGCTCGGAGATCGACTGGCTCTACCGGGGCGTCGGCCGGTTCTTCCCGGAGGAGTGGGAGCGGTTCCTGGCCGGCGCCCCCGGGGTGGACCGGGACGGGGACATCGTCGGCGCCTCCGCCCGCCTGATGGAGGACCCGGACCCCGCGGTACGGGACAAGGCGACCGCCGACTGGTGCGCCTGGGAGGACGCGGTGCTCTCTCTGCAGCCGCACGGCGCGCCCACCCCCTACGAAGACCGGCCCTCGGTGGCCCGCCAGGCCCTGGTGCGGATCTGGCGGCACAAAGGAGGCGGCACACAGGCAAGCCGGAGGCGTCACACAGGCGGGACGACCCACCGACCAGGCGGGACGAGGCACCGGCCGTGCGCGAGGCGAGACGACTCGGGGGCCAGGCAGGGACGAGGCAGGGCGGCGCCCAGGCCGCACGAACAGGCTGGCGCCAGTGGCCGGCGCCCCACACTGGCGCGAGCAGCGCCCCCGGCGCCCGGCGAAGTCCCGTCCCGATGGCACAAGTCCCGCCCCGGTTGCAGGGTCTAG